In Sorghum bicolor cultivar BTx623 chromosome 10, Sorghum_bicolor_NCBIv3, whole genome shotgun sequence, one genomic interval encodes:
- the LOC8061994 gene encoding tyrosine N-monooxygenase-like yields the protein MPLEAVAAVFLLPSSSMILHVLLVLVMLCLVKTHHRPWRKNRRCTPPLPPGPVPWPVVGNLPEMMVSDKPAFHWVHHIMKEKGTDIACIKLGGVHVIPITCPKIALEVLKNQDANFASRPLTMASKTLSRSYRDAVMCPYGDQWKKMRRVLASEVVCPSRHRWLHDKRADEADNLTRYVYNLAKSGSGVVDVRHIARHYCGNIVRRLVFNTRYFGKPQPDSGPGPLEVQHVDAVFASLGLLYSFCVSDYLPWLLGLDLDGHEKMIKEANEKVTRMHDTVIHERWRLWESGEMQEPQDLLDVLITLKDADDDARPVLSIEEVKAQLMDITFASMDNPSNAVEWALAEMVNSPEMLKKAVDEIDAVVGRERLVLESDIPRLNYVKACIREAFRLHPVAAFNVPHVALADTTVAGYHIPKGSHVILSRTGLGRNPDVWEDPLRFNPERHITVSVSSTPELEVEVEVSLAEQDLRFISFSTGRRGCIAAVLGTAMSIMLFGRLLQGFSWSKMAGVAAIDLSESRHNTFMARPLVLQAEPRLPAHLYPGISL from the coding sequence ATGCCATTAGAGGCGGTGGCAGCTGTCTTCTtgctcccctcctcctccatgaTCCTCCATGTGTTATTAGTCCTAGTGATGCTGTGCCTCGTCAAAACCCACCACAGGCCGTGGCGGAAGAACAGGCGGTGCACCCCTCCGCTCCCGCCGGGGCCTGTGCCATGGCCCGTCGTCGGCAACCTGCCGGAGATGATGGTCAGCGACAAGCCAGCGTTCCACTGGGTCCATCATATCATGAAGGAGAAGGGGACCGACATCGCCTGCATCAAACTTGGCGGCGTCCACGTCATCCCCATCACCTGCCCCAAAATCGCCCTCGAGGTGCTCAAGAACCAGGACGCCAACTTCGCCTCTCGCCCGCTCACCATGGCCTCCAAGACCTTGAGCAGAAGCTACAGGGACGCCGTGATGTGCCCCTACGGCGACCAGTGGAAGAAGATGCGCCGCGTGCTCGCCTCCGAGGTCGTCTGCCCGTCCCGTCACCGGTGGCTCCACGACAAGCGCGCCGACGAGGCGGACAACCTCACCCGCTACGTCTACAACCTCGCGAAATCGGGGTCCGGCGTCGTTGACGTTAGGCACATCGCACGCCACTACTGCGGGAACATCGTCCGCCGCCTCGTCTTCAACACGCGCTACTTCGGCAAGCCGCAGCCTGACAGTGGCCCTGGCCCGCTGGAGGTGCAGCATGTCGACGCCGTCTTTGCCTCCCTGGGCCTCCTCTACTCCTTCTGTGTCTCAGACTATCTCCCATGGCTGCTGGGCCTCGACCTAGACGGCCATGAGAAGATGATCAAGGAGGCCAACGAGAAGGTGACCAGAATGCACGACACGGTCATCCATGAGAGGTGGAGGCTGTGGGAGAGCGGCGAGATGCAGGAGCCCCAGGACTTGCTAGACGTGCTCATTACGCTCAAGGATGCCGACGACGACGCCAGACCGGTGCTCAGCATCGAGGAGGTCAAGGCTCAGCTAATGGATATCACGTTCGCGTCCATGGACAACCCGTCGAACGCAGTGGAGTGGGCTCTGGCCGAGATGGTGAACAGCCCGGAGATGCTGAAGAAGGCAGTGGACGAGATCGACGCCGTCGTTGGCCGGGAACGGCTGGTGCTGGAGTCCGACATCCCGCGGCTAAACTACGTCAAGGCCTGCATCCGCGAGGCGTTCCGCCTGCACCCTGTAGCGGCTTTCAACGTCCCCCATGTCGCTCTCGCGGACACCACCGTTGCCGGCTACCACATCCCTAAGGGCAGCCACGTGATCCTCAGCCGCACTGGCCTTGGACGCAACCCTGATGTCTGGGAGGACCCTCTTCGCTTCAACCCTGAACGCCACATCACTGTCAGTGTCAGTAGTACTCCCGagctggaggtggaggtggaggtgtcGCTGGCTGAGCAGGATCTACGGTTCATCTCCTTCAGCACTGGTCGCCGTGGTTGCATCGCTGCGGTGCTCGGCACTGCTATGAGCATCATGCTCTTCGGTAGGCTCCTGCAGGGCTTCTCCTGGAGCAAGATGGCCGGGGTGGCGGCCATCGATCTCAGCGAGTCTAGGCACAACACCTTCATGGCACGGCCGCTGGTGCTGCAGGCCGAGCCACGCCTTCCAGCGCACCTCTACCCTGGGATCTCTTTGTAA